Proteins encoded within one genomic window of Triticum aestivum cultivar Chinese Spring chromosome 2D, IWGSC CS RefSeq v2.1, whole genome shotgun sequence:
- the LOC123050811 gene encoding putative FBD-associated F-box protein At5g53635, which translates to MPPRKKRKGALPVCATDRIGTLPDHILHHLLSFLPAQVAVRTCVLARRWCDLWRSATGLRIVGLDDDERPVQAQDLRKFVDYLLVLRDRTDLDTVEIRFDTFLEDDLPYVNLWVRSAVMCKVRVLTLHVCGDIQYLCLDDLRLVSRHLRTLDLQGVALQKTFLDFARCPALEDLKMVNCLINANKISSRSLKYLSITDCRSYLDCRICVSTPGLVSLELDAFDGSTPFS; encoded by the coding sequence ATGCCTCCTAGGAAGAAGCGCAAGGGTGCGTTGCCGGTGTGCGCCACCGACCGCATCGGCACCCTCCCCGACCATATCCTCCACCACCTGCTCTCTTTCCTACCAGCGCAGGTGGCTGTGCGGACGTGCGTGCTCGCCCGCCGTTGGTGCGACCTTTGGAGGTCCGCCACAGGCCTGCGCATTGTCGGCCTCGACGACGACGAGAGGCCTGTCCAGGCCCAAGACCTCCGTAAGTTCGTGGACTATCTGCTGGTCCTGCGTGATCGCACGGACCTAGACACTGTTGAGATCAGATTTGACACTTTCCTGGAAGACGACCTGCCCTATGTGAACCTATGGGTCCGTTCTGCTGTGATGTGCAAAGTTCGGGTGCTCACCCTTCATGTATGTGGCGACATTCAATACCTCTGCCTAGATGACCTGCGTCTTGTCTCTCGGCATCTGAGAACGCTGGACCTTCAGGGTGTAGCCCTACAGAAGACCTTCCTTGATTTTGCTAGGTGTCCAGCATTGGAGGATCTGAAGATGGTTAATTGCCTCATCAATGCCAATAAGATATCATCTCGTTCCCTGAAGTATTTGAGCATCACTGATTGCCGCTCTTACTTGGATTGCCGGATCTGTGTTTCTACTCCGGGCCTTGTCTCTCTGGAACTAGATGCGTTTGATGGTTCAACCCCTTTTTCTTGA